A genome region from Penaeus monodon isolate SGIC_2016 chromosome 14, NSTDA_Pmon_1, whole genome shotgun sequence includes the following:
- the LOC119580681 gene encoding early nodulin-75-like encodes MPAEADKSGQPYKDYMDFSSVYRRVPIGKDLMYLRCKLADCQSCGKRCVRDMTIVEELQPAQVSSRGMELSTLRGKNSNLPKKSTPTELQPPTELNPHRTPTSQRKLQPPTELNPHRTLTSHRTLTSHRTPTSHRTQPPQNSNLPQNSNLPQNSNLPQNTIPTELQPPTELNPHRTLTSYRTQPPQNSNLPQNTIPSTELQPPTELNPHRTPTSHRTQPPQNSNLPQNSTPQNSNLPQNSTPTELQPPTEHHPIHRTPTSHRTLTSHRTQPPQNSNLPQNTIPSTELQPPTELNLPQNSTSHRTLTSHRTQPPTELYLPQNSTPTEL; translated from the exons ATGCCGGCAGAGGCAGACAAAAGCGGCCAGCCATATAAAGATTACATGGATTTTTCTAGCGTATACCGTCGAGTACCTATTGGtaaag actTAATGTACCTCAGATGCAAGCTTGCTGACTGTCAATCATGCGGAAAACGCTGCGTCAGAGATATGACTATAGTAGAGGAGCTGCAGCCGGCGCAGGTCAGCAGCCGAGGCATGGAACTTTCCACGCTGCGGGGAAAG AACTCCAACCTCCCAAAGAAGTCAACCCCCACAGAACTCCAACCTCCCACAGAACTCAACCCCCACAGAACTCCAACCTCCCAAAGAA AACTCCAACCTCCCACAGAACTCAACCCCCACAGAACTCTAACTTCCCACAGAACTCTAACCTCCCACAGAACTCCAACCTCCCACAGAACTCAACCCCCACAGAACTCCAACCTTCCACAGAACTCCAACCTCCCACAGAACTCTAACCTCCCACAGAACACCATCCCCACAGAACTCCAACCTCCCACAGAACTCAACCCCCACAGAACTCTAACCTCCTACAGAACTCAACCCCCACAGAACTCTAACCTCCCACAGAACACCATCCCCTCCACAGAACTCCAACCTCCCACAGAACTCAACCCCCACAGAACTCCAACCTCCCACAGAACTCAACCCCCACAGAACTCCAACCTCCCACAGAACTCAACCCCACAGAACTCTAACCTCCCACAGAACTCAACCCCCACAGAACTCCAACCTCCCACAGAACACCATCCCATCCACAGAACTCCAACCTCCCACAGAACTCTAACCTCCCACAGAACTCAACCCCCACAGAACTCTAACCTCCCACAGAACACCATCCCCTCCACAGAACTCCAACCTCCTACAGAACTCAACCTCCCACAGAACTCTACCTCCCACAGAACTCTAACCTCCCACAGAACTCAACCTCCCACAGAACTCTACCTCCCACAGAACTCTACCCCCACAGAACTATAA